From Halorussus lipolyticus:
TTCCGTCCGGTCGGTTTCTGTCGCTCCACCCACCGACGAACGTTCTGCACAACCACCGCTTATTAGTGGTGTCGCTGTCCACCCCCGAACATGAGACATCTCGGATTGAAGGCCCGAATGGCGGTCGTCGGGTCGATGCTGTTCGCGTTCTACGCCGTCGCGGCGGTCGTAGCGATGGGAATCTTCGGCTTCTCGCCGGTCCTCGTCGCGCTCGGGAGCGTCGCCTTCGTCGGCGTCCAGTACAAAATCGGCAAGTGGGCCGCGCTCCGGAGCGTCGGCGCGGAGGAGATGCCAGAAGACCGCTTCCCCGAAATCCACCGACAGGTCGAGTCGCTGTCGAAGGACATGGGCATCGACAAGCCCCGCCTGATGGTGGCCCGGATGGGCGTGCCCAACGCCTTCGCAGTCGGGCGGAAGGGCGCGGGGACGGTCGTCGTCTCCGAGGAGTTACTTCAGATGCTCGACAGTCGCGAGGTCGAGGGCGTCCTCGCTCACGAACTCGCTCACATTCGGAACCGGGACGTGGTGATGATGGTCCTCGGGCAGGGCGTGGCCTCCATCGTCGCCATCGTCGCTCAGTGGGTGGTCCTGCTGACTGGCGAGAACGACCTCGCGGACTTCTTCCTCGCCATGGTCGTCGGCCAAATCACCCAGATGCTCGTGATGGTGTTCGTCTTCGCCATCTCGCGATACCGAGAGTACGTCGCGGACCGTGACGCGGCCGCGGAAATCGGCGGCGGCGAACCCCTCGCTACCGCGCTGGAGAAAATCAGTCGCGGAAGCGAGCGCGCCCAGAAATCCGAAATCGACTCGGAGGTCAGCGCGCTGTGCATCTTCGGCGAGGGGACCGGTCTGGCGCGACTGTTCGCCAGCCACCCGCCGGTCGAGAAGCGCATCGAGCGCCTGCGTAACTGACGGAGCCACGACGAGTATGGACATCCGAACACTCCTCGCTGGCGTCCTCGGCGTCGGCCTCGGCCTGTTTTTCCTCGCGGCCCCGGAGGCCGTCGTACAGATTCACACTGCGGGTCGAAGGCCGCCCGGCCGTGACGGCGAGTACGGCGAGGAGTCGGTTGCGGACCGCTGGCGGCGACTGGTGCAGGTCGTCGGGATTGCGCTCGTCGGTGTCGGGTTGTACTTCGGCACGACCGCGTTCTGAGAAGAATGGATTCGGAGTACGCGCTGTTCGCTACTATGCGATGGCAGGTGCTTGCCTAACTAGCGTTTCGACCATCCAGTCGAGAAAGAAATAATATTGTATTTTTAAGAATCAAATAAGCTCTCTAAAGGATTATAATTATTTCTACGCTCGGCCCTTCTTCACTCGCTCTCGGGAGGACGTTCGACAGCGCCCCAAAGGCCTGTCACGCGCTTAGGAATTCCACGAATCGAAATCGCTTTAATTCTTTAGGTGGGCCTAAAACACGTGATGGACGACGAGACTGGCAAGCCGGTACCGACGCGCCGCGAGTTCCTCAAGTACGGTGGGGCGGTCGTCGGCGGTGGACTGCTGGCCGGGTGTACGGGTGGGTCGAACTCGTCGCCGACTTCGACCGCTTCCGAGTCGGGGACGACGACCGAATCGACGGCGACCGAATCGGGAACGACCCAATCAGACGGTTCCTACTCGGTGTCGATGGCACCGGTCGGGGAAGTCACGTTCGATGGCGTCCCCGAGGACGTGCTGGTGTACGAACTGGCCTACGCCGACATGACCGTGGCGTACGGGTACGGCGACTCGATAAACTCGCTGGGGTTCGACGCCGCCGCCGGGGGCAACACGCTGGACGCCTACTACGAGCGTCTCGACGGCGTCTCGTTCGACCACGACGACCTGACCCAACTCAACAGCGGTTCGAGGAACGTCACCGTGGACAAGGAACTCCTCTACGAACTGGATTCGGACCTTCACTTGGTCGATCCGTGCCTCTTTACGTCCTTCGACGGGTGGAAGCAGTCGGACATCGAGGAGATTCGGGAGAACGTCGCCCCGTGGTTCGGAAACTCCTACAGTCGCAGGCGCGGCCAACCGCCGGAGGCGTGTCGTGACCGCTACCAGTATTACACGCTCTGGGAAATCGCGGAGAAGGTCGCCGACGTGTTCCGAGAGCGCCAGCGGTACGAGGCCCTCAAGACGGTCCGCGACGACCTCCTCGACCGAATTCGCTCGAACCTCCCGCCGGAGGACGAACGCCCCACGGTCGGGTCGGTTATCTTCATGCAGGACACGTTCTACCCGTCGAATATCAACGCGAAGGGGTTCGCCACCGCGCACGTCCGGCCGTTCGGCGCGACCGACGTGTTCGCTGGCGACGACGTGACCTACGACACCACGTATAGCTACGAGCAGATGCTCGAATTCGACCCGGACGTTCTCCTGCACCGGTACGGAATCGACTCGTACTACGACGTCTCCCAAATCGCGGAGACGTTGGCCGACCACCCCGTCGCAAGCCAGATAACGGCCGTCGAGAACGGTCGGGTCTACCCGTCGGGGCATCCGGTCCAAGGACCGATAATGAACCTCTTCCAGTTGGAGATGACGGCCAAACAACTGTATCCCGAGCAGTTCGGCGAGTGGCCGGACTACGAGGGCGGCGCGTACCCGAAAATCCCCGAGGAGGAACGACTGTTCGACCGCCAGCGAGTCGCGGATGTCGTCGCCGGGAACGTCTGAGCGCCGTTGAACTCGGTCGCTACCTGCACACCGTTGGGTTCCCCACGCCCCTGCCGCAAAGCCCGCACTCAAATAGCTCCCCGACCTTGCTCCGGTGTGTCCCGCGGCCGCGCCGAGGAGTCCGACGCCGACCCCGACGAGCAAGAGCGCCTGCTGACCGGCTACTCCGGTCGCCTCCTGCTGGCAGTCTCGCTCGGGTGGGCGGCGATTCAGGGCGGCCGACTCGTCCTCTCGCCGATGCTCCCGGCGGTGATGGACGACCTCGCCATCACCGAGTTCCAGTCGGGACTGGCGTTTACGCTCCTGTGGGGCCTGTACGCGCTCTGTCAGTATCCGAGCGGTCGGCTCTCGGACAACCTCACGCGCAAATCCCTGCTGGTCGCTGGCCTCTCGCTCGTGGTCGCCGGATTCG
This genomic window contains:
- a CDS encoding ABC transporter substrate-binding protein; translation: MDDETGKPVPTRREFLKYGGAVVGGGLLAGCTGGSNSSPTSTASESGTTTESTATESGTTQSDGSYSVSMAPVGEVTFDGVPEDVLVYELAYADMTVAYGYGDSINSLGFDAAAGGNTLDAYYERLDGVSFDHDDLTQLNSGSRNVTVDKELLYELDSDLHLVDPCLFTSFDGWKQSDIEEIRENVAPWFGNSYSRRRGQPPEACRDRYQYYTLWEIAEKVADVFRERQRYEALKTVRDDLLDRIRSNLPPEDERPTVGSVIFMQDTFYPSNINAKGFATAHVRPFGATDVFAGDDVTYDTTYSYEQMLEFDPDVLLHRYGIDSYYDVSQIAETLADHPVASQITAVENGRVYPSGHPVQGPIMNLFQLEMTAKQLYPEQFGEWPDYEGGAYPKIPEEERLFDRQRVADVVAGNV
- a CDS encoding M48 family metallopeptidase yields the protein MRHLGLKARMAVVGSMLFAFYAVAAVVAMGIFGFSPVLVALGSVAFVGVQYKIGKWAALRSVGAEEMPEDRFPEIHRQVESLSKDMGIDKPRLMVARMGVPNAFAVGRKGAGTVVVSEELLQMLDSREVEGVLAHELAHIRNRDVVMMVLGQGVASIVAIVAQWVVLLTGENDLADFFLAMVVGQITQMLVMVFVFAISRYREYVADRDAAAEIGGGEPLATALEKISRGSERAQKSEIDSEVSALCIFGEGTGLARLFASHPPVEKRIERLRN